The genomic region CCGAAAAGGCCCGCACGATCTATCTTTCCCTGATTTCCAAAGACTGGCAAACCACGCTTGATGCCTTTAAACCTGATATGCAGGTGAGCAAGGACGGTTGCACCGTGGGCGAATTCCTCGACCAAGTAAAAGCTGTCAGCGGGTTAAAGCCGGGAACCTATGAAATTTACGCCAAGAAATTCCGCTCCCTGGTGGCAGGGGTGTTCAAGATTGACGGCGGGAAAGATAAACACGACTACGTTCACGGCGGGCATAAGAAATGGATGGAAAGGATTCACCGGGTGCACCTGGACAAGCTGACACCAGACCGGCTCAATGATTGGAAGGTGCGCGAATTGAAAGACGCCAGCCAAAACCCGTTGAAACTTAAACACGCCAGCGTGACTATTCGCAGCATTCTGCTATCCAGCAAGGCGCTGTTTACCGCCGATATTAGAAAACACCTAACCGCGCGCCTGTCCTCGCCGTTACCCTTTGAGGGCGTGGAACTCCCCAAGCTGGGCAAGTCCCGTTACAAGTCGGAAGTGAATCCCGCCGTGTTGCTGATCGCCGCCAAGCGCGAACTGGCCGACGGCATCCAAGGCGAGAACCTGCCCGGCAACCCACGCCCGGAACTGTTCAAGATTCTACTGCTGGCGCTGGGCGCTGGTATGAGGCGCGATGAAATAGACAAGTTGCAATGGAAACAAATTCAATGGGATTCTAATACCATCCGCGTGGAAACCACCGAACACGGCGGCACCAAAACCGATGAATCCGAGGCCGATATTGACGTTGACCCCGGTTTGCTGGAAATCCTGAAAACGTATCTGCCCAAACCGGGCAAAGGCTCGCCGTTTGTCATCCAGTCATCAATTCAGCCAAGGCCGGACTCTACGCGCAACCATCATTACCGCTGCAATCGGCTGTTTAAAGAGTTGATCCAATGGCTACGGGGCAAAGGGCTATCGGCTCGCAACGCCCTGCACGCTTTGCGCAAAGAGTTTGGCAGCCAGATATGCAAACAAGCGGGCATTTACGCGGCTAGCGCCGCTTTGCGGCATAGTTCGATCAATTTGACCCGCGAATACTACGTTGACAAAAAGCAACCCACGTTCCTGGCAGTTTCCAAGCTGATGAATGAACAGCCGAAAGGCGAACAGCAGACAAAGACCGCGCAAAATGCGGCATGAGGCTGACCATGGCAAATAATGCAGGCAAGCACCTTTAGACCTAAACAAAAAGCTGATGAAAACAAACCGCAAACCCAGAGCCGAGAAACAAGCACGCAAAAGAACCACCGAGGAGCCAATTGCCGGAGCGAAACGCCAAGGCCGGAATCGGCCACCGACGGGCGCACCACCGGCGGACTTTTTGCAGCATTTGGATATTGATCCGGTTGCCGCCTTTATCGCAAGTGAGGACTGGAAAAAGGAGCGGCAATCGTTATTCGGTAATCAGACAAACAGCGAGGTGTTTAAAAATTTTCTACTCGCTTTGGTCGAGTTAGCTGACAGGACCATCCACCCCAAGATAGCAATGCGCGGTACTGAAGACACGGCCAACGACCTTGCGAGCGCGGCAATAATTGCGACTCAATTTTTAGAGCGGGTGGCGGCGATAGAACGCATAGGTGTTTCTCTGGCTGCAATGAAACATCCTTGGTGGCCTGTGCTTTTGGGCCTTGGGAGTAAACAAGATCCAAAAAATCCGAAAGGTGAACCTATCTTGATTTTAAAAAGAGCAGAAGAAGCAAAGGAATACCTGTGCCAGATAAAACTCGGTCAAAGCACTGAAAACAGCATCAAACTTTTCGGTGATCCAGATGCGTCCCCTTTCAATAAGGCGGCGGAACGCCTTTTGCAGACACTTGTCCAATTGCGGAATAAATGCCCGGACAATATCGAAAAAATAACGCCTTGGCAAAAAGACCTCTTTGCCCTTGATTACCCAATGACAAAAGACAATGCAGAACGCTGGTGGACCGTTGCCAAGGCTTGGATGGTTGAATACTGGAATAAAACTGATGGCGCGGCCTTTTTGGTGCTGCAAAATCACTGTAAAGTTGGCAAAGTACCTCTAGCCGATGCACCATTATATCCCTCTGAAAAACGCCGGAATATAATTGATATTCGTTTACGTGAAGCTTTCCTTGCGCTAGCAAAGTAGTTTGACTTGTAGGGAACTGGCGGCAAACACATACAAGTGTTTTACTAGTAAAAGTATTGTTATGGATTATTATTAACGCATGAGTACATGCGTTGATAGTATTGAAAATAAACTCGCTGGCGAGCAGCCGCCCATCAGCAACAGCGGCACGAAACAATTTGGCCGATCCCAACCCGCTGCCAATCTTCTTGGCAAGGGTACTGGCCAATGCCCCAGCACAGATGCCGCTACCCAAAATCGGATTCGCGACTCGTTGAGCCGCCGGGAACTGGCGCGACGGTGGCACGTTTGTCCCCATACCATCGCCCGGAGGAAAGACTTGCGTCCTGTACGCCTGAATCAGCGACTAATTCGGTATTGGCTAGATGAAATCTTGGCGATTGAAGCCGCGGCCCAGCCTTAAGCCAAAAAATTCGCCGCGCACCCGGACAGGATTACGCGGCGAAAAACCGAACTACTTATGCAAGATATTCCAATTTCGCTTCTAATTCAAGACCTGTTGCGCCGCCTTGAGTCCCGTAACGGCAAGCCTGCGACCCGAACAAATAACGGATGGCAGGCGCTCTGCCCCGCGCACGACGACCACACCCCAAGTTTGTCAATCACCGAGGGCGACGCCGGGCGCGTACTAGTAAAGTGTTTTGCCGGGTGTACTGCTGCTGCCGTTTGCGGAGCTTTGGGCTTGAAGACGTCCGACCTGATGGCCGAAGCGGCACCCAAGCACAACTGCAAGCGAATCGTGGCAACCTATCCTTACCACGATGAAACCGGGCAACTGCTTTTTGAGGTTGTCCGGTATGAACCCAAAGACTTTCGCCAACGCCGCCCGGATGGCAAGGGCGGCAGGCTTTGGAACATGGATGGCGTTCGCCGCGTGCTGTATCGCCTGCCCCAGGTCAAGACCGCCATGGCCGCTGGTGAACAAGTTTTCATCTGCGAAGGGGAAAAGGACGTGGCCGCACTGGGAAAAGCAGGGTATTGCGGGACGTGTAACTCTGGCGGGGCTGGTAAGTGGCTCGCTCAATATAATGCCGTCCTGACTGGCGCGGATGTTGTCATCATTGCGGATAGAGACCAACCCGGACGCAATCACGCTGCCCAAGTGGCCGCCTCGCTCCATGGCAACGCCGGTTGCGTGCGCGTGGTGGAATTGCCGGACATTGACGGCAAGCCGGTGAAGGATGTTGCCGACTACTTTGCCGCCGGTGGGCAGGCTGCTGACTTCTGGGAACTGTGCCAAGCCGCGCCAATCTGGACGCCAAGCGCCACCGCGAAAGTTGAAACCGCCGATGGCACTGATGATATTGCTGCCGAAATCAGAGGCGCGATTATCGCCATTTTGACCGATGGCAACATGTCCACATTGCAGCAGCGCCAGCAAATTTCCGCCGCCGTTGTGGGCGGGTTGTCTAAAATTG from Verrucomicrobiota bacterium harbors:
- a CDS encoding site-specific integrase, with the translated sequence MKSGTEVEQISGTEKVRRAGKSHVDYWMPRLKKRSYAWEGKTVEIPEWQVRIAHLGRREWFNTGTANKAAAAEKARTIYLSLISKDWQTTLDAFKPDMQVSKDGCTVGEFLDQVKAVSGLKPGTYEIYAKKFRSLVAGVFKIDGGKDKHDYVHGGHKKWMERIHRVHLDKLTPDRLNDWKVRELKDASQNPLKLKHASVTIRSILLSSKALFTADIRKHLTARLSSPLPFEGVELPKLGKSRYKSEVNPAVLLIAAKRELADGIQGENLPGNPRPELFKILLLALGAGMRRDEIDKLQWKQIQWDSNTIRVETTEHGGTKTDESEADIDVDPGLLEILKTYLPKPGKGSPFVIQSSIQPRPDSTRNHHYRCNRLFKELIQWLRGKGLSARNALHALRKEFGSQICKQAGIYAASAALRHSSINLTREYYVDKKQPTFLAVSKLMNEQPKGEQQTKTAQNAA